The following proteins are co-located in the Telopea speciosissima isolate NSW1024214 ecotype Mountain lineage chromosome 9, Tspe_v1, whole genome shotgun sequence genome:
- the LOC122639390 gene encoding zinc finger protein CONSTANS-LIKE 4-like — MKECELCKYPARTYCESDQASLCWDCDAKVHCANFLVARHSRSLLCHVCQSATPWKASGAKLGQAVSVCERCVNNCNGRDERDERGEVEGQAVNDGEDEIEEETEDDDDDEDEDDSEDDEDGENQVVPWSSTPPPPITSSSSGDESSSSAHNRG, encoded by the exons ATGAAAGAATGCGAGCTCTGCAAATATCCTGCAAGGACGTATTGCGAATCTGATCAAGCTAGCTTGTGTTGGGACTGCGATGCGAAGGTTCACTGTGCCAACTTCCTCGTCGCTAGGCATTCTAGGAGTCTGCTTTGCCATGTTTGTCAATCGGCGACGCCTTGGAAAGCTTCGGGAGCGAAGCTTGGACAGGCGGTTTCGGTTTGCGAGAGGTGTGTTAATAACTGTAATGGCAGGgatgagagagatgagagaggcGAAGTAGAAGGTCAGGCAGTAAATGACGGCGAAgatgagattgaagaagaaacagaagatgATGACgacgatgaagatgaagatgattctGAAGATGAcgaagatggagaaaatcaggTCGTCCCCTGGTCTTCCACTCCGCCTCCACCAATCACCAGTTCTTCGAGTGGTGATGAGTCTTCAAGTAGTGCCCACAACAGAG GATGA
- the LOC122639389 gene encoding frataxin, mitochondrial-like produces the protein MLLSTRKCLSLRRLLALESYSSSSLHRHRCSSPLSFLPSPFLLEASRAPDLSSATVASAHRVFCSRSANLDNAQVPAAIDYRSLLEEDEFHSLADATINALQEKLEEYGDDIQIDGFDIDYANQVLTFKLGNLGTYVLNKQTPNRQIWLSSPVSGPSRFDWDRSSQSWIYRRTKANLLQLLESELEQLSGEPISLS, from the exons ATGTTGTTGTCGACAAGGAAGTGCTTGTCACTTCGAAGATTGTTAGCGTTGGAATCCTATTCATCTTCCTCTCTCCATAGACATCGAtgttcctctcctctctcatttCTCCCTTCTCCGTTCCTCCTTGAAGCGTCAAGAGCTCCTGACTTGTCATCAGCAACAGTAGCATCTGCTCATAGGGTTTTCTGCTCTCGATCTGCGAATCTCGACAATGCTCAAGTACCTGCTGCCATTGATTATCG TTCTCTTCTTGAGGAGGATGAATTTCACAGCTTGGCTGATGCTACAATAAATGCTCTGCAAGAGAAATTGGAG GAATATGGTGATGACATCCAAATTGATGGTTTTGACATTGACTATGCG AATCAGGTTTTAACATTTAAGCTTGGGAATTTGGGTACCTATGTGTTGAACAAGCAAACACCAAATAGACAGATTTGGTTGTCTTCTCCAGTGAG TGGTCCATCTAGGTTTGATTGGGACAGGAGTAGCCAATCTTGGATTTATAGGCGAACTAAAGCAAATTTATTACAACTTTTGGAAAGTGAATTGGAACAACTTTCTGGTGAACCTATATCTCTTTCGTAA